A single Cucumis melo cultivar AY chromosome 4, USDA_Cmelo_AY_1.0, whole genome shotgun sequence DNA region contains:
- the LOC103503892 gene encoding uncharacterized protein LOC103503892 isoform X1 — protein MEGLKVSDANMVVYVHPSKSKKVSQAVLRELGAMLLKFDEKFEGVLLAYEAKIIDKNAKILSGVHPYFGVTIKAKLLLFSPKPNMLLEGKVVKLRQESIHVIVLGFASAVITYEDIRDEFKHRTKHGEEMFVSRAHKHHVIKVGTMIRFLVKSFDEEILHISGSLVPSHTGSIHWLEKNSVEGSVSMSSKKKMRENEGGVMLQDSVGTDVNAVILNDHQPKTKKQKTTRIS, from the exons ATGGAGGGGCTTAAGGTTTCCGATGCCAATATGGTTGTTTACGTTCACCCGTCAAAAAGTAAGAAGGTTTCGCAAGCGGTGCTTCGAGAGCTCGGCGCTATGCTTCTAAA GTTTGATGAAAAATTTGAAGGCGTGCTACTGGCTTACGAGGCCAAAATTATTGATAAAAATGCAAAGATTCTATCTGGAGTGCATCCTTATTTTGGCGTGACAATAAAGGCAAAGCTATTACTTTTCTCTCCAAAACCAAACATGCTTTTAG AGGGAAAGGTGGTGAAGCTTAGGCAAGAATCAATCCATGTTATTGTCTTGGGTTTTGCTTCTGCTGTAATAACATATGAAGACATTCGCGACGAATTCAAGCATAGAACA AAACATGGAGAAGAAATGTTTGTCAGCAGAGCTCACAAGCACCATGTAATAAAGGTTGGGACAATGATACGATTTTTGGTGAAGAG TTTTGATGAGGAAATATTACATATATCTGGATCTCTAGTTCCATCTCATACAGGGAGCATCCATTGGTTGGAGAAGAATTCGGTTGAGGGTTCAGTAAGTATGAG CAGtaaaaagaagatgagagaAAACGAGGGTGGGGTAATGTTGCAAGATAGTGTTGGCACTGATGTAAATGCAGTTATCTTGAACGACCATCAGCCGAAAACCAAAAAGCAAAAAACTACCAGAATATCTTGA
- the LOC103503892 gene encoding uncharacterized protein LOC103503892 isoform X2 produces the protein MEGLKVSDANMVVYVHPSKSKKVSQAVLRELGAMLLKFDEKFEGVLLAYEAKIIDKNAKILSGVHPYFGVTIKAKLLLFSPKPNMLLEGKVVKLRQESIHVIVLGFASAVITYEDIRDEFKHRTKHGEEMFVSRAHKHHVIKVGTMIRFLVKSFDEEILHISGSLVPSHTGSIHWLEKNSVEGSVSMSKKKMRENEGGVMLQDSVGTDVNAVILNDHQPKTKKQKTTRIS, from the exons ATGGAGGGGCTTAAGGTTTCCGATGCCAATATGGTTGTTTACGTTCACCCGTCAAAAAGTAAGAAGGTTTCGCAAGCGGTGCTTCGAGAGCTCGGCGCTATGCTTCTAAA GTTTGATGAAAAATTTGAAGGCGTGCTACTGGCTTACGAGGCCAAAATTATTGATAAAAATGCAAAGATTCTATCTGGAGTGCATCCTTATTTTGGCGTGACAATAAAGGCAAAGCTATTACTTTTCTCTCCAAAACCAAACATGCTTTTAG AGGGAAAGGTGGTGAAGCTTAGGCAAGAATCAATCCATGTTATTGTCTTGGGTTTTGCTTCTGCTGTAATAACATATGAAGACATTCGCGACGAATTCAAGCATAGAACA AAACATGGAGAAGAAATGTTTGTCAGCAGAGCTCACAAGCACCATGTAATAAAGGTTGGGACAATGATACGATTTTTGGTGAAGAG TTTTGATGAGGAAATATTACATATATCTGGATCTCTAGTTCCATCTCATACAGGGAGCATCCATTGGTTGGAGAAGAATTCGGTTGAGGGTTCAGTAAGTATGAG taaaaagaagatgagagaAAACGAGGGTGGGGTAATGTTGCAAGATAGTGTTGGCACTGATGTAAATGCAGTTATCTTGAACGACCATCAGCCGAAAACCAAAAAGCAAAAAACTACCAGAATATCTTGA